In one window of Saprospiraceae bacterium DNA:
- a CDS encoding HYR domain-containing protein, giving the protein MRNILLILTIFASFLYARETTAQTVTFKADTVSISCSSTDTFLIPIRVVDFDSIGAFQFTLAWDTAKLNYAYTTPIIPELLGAGVDFDSNKLQINAGRIAYIWTKTLGASLPDSTVIFNLAFQRKAGNFAALTFVNSPVVIEAADVNVNILTFIAGPGGTLPIDDEPPSITCPANVTVQGFGPTPVNGIAPANLADNCLPLANVGWASVGATVQNQPNDPDASGSPFNIGQSTVTYTATDVGNHTATCSFNVTVEFSLNTDSLTIIAQTATTSCSQTVSINITALNFDSIGSLQFSLGWNPAALQFSSVSNFNPALQLVLVDNFNTLQTNNGLLAFLWTANAAEGVTLPPGAILFTLNLNVLTGGGASIPLTFGDSPVIREVFSNASGTPEEIGAIWVNGAVNVADLIPPILECPGNVSIDLPPGNVNVQVNNLQPLALLDNCPGVPTLNYVRTGATTGSGTGNANGTYNPGVTTVTYTATDVAGNTSTCSFTVTVNAPGILTLLIDTVAVDCQGGPDQIAVNLFVENWNDIVGLQFQVGWDPAVLQYSTVNNFNPALGLMLTDFGTTQTDLGILSFFAGGPNSGWPDILPDGSVIFTIVFNVLNPTGTSSIFYTGFIEAINSSINVVPVTTVNGLFSASDDNTPPSVECPPNITVDIIGNECNTNVNVPFPTVVDACSGIDTIVRVPSSDVFFAGVTNVTYTVTDSAGNSATCVLTVTVKDNTPPSLIDCPTGAMGFALSTVCAGQTNWAPPIPFDPCGQVGLVVTSNFNQDSLFPVGQTQVVYTVTDPSGNTGTCSFVVTIQDTIAPSIECPPSQTVPPDGSPNCGAFVQYPSAFVTDNCDNAVVVTSVPSPGIFPPGPTTVTYTAADDFNNVATCSFVVTVTDFTSPILTCPPNVTITTAPDTCGAFVIWDDVTATDACDGTLTPTSNYNSGDYFEIGVTIVLYSATDASSNIGTCSFEITVTESTPPLVLGCPSDISITLPQGVCETTATWTPPVASDNCFLISFIASHNPGAVFKAGITIVTYTAIDAAGNETVCSFNVILGDNVPPVMGACPPDVTVSNATPCGAPVTWDPPTATDNCTDSLVFVSSHAPGDTFYNGQTTVVIIVFDANGNFDSCHFVITVNTGNPPGFLNIPQNIVIPGCPQTVSWTPPTPTGFCELDTVFSSHQPGDFFPNGTTVVTYTWIEGTTQLPTSATFSVTILETEPPNITCPISPIVVNVGGGVAQDSSDFILSAVTTNNCSGVILELDAVTATDNCGIDSFMQTSGPLSGATFLPGLTTITYIAVDSSGNTSICNINIEVLGLPALSVMSQPTFGCLNQPVTITATAIAGATYTWTLNNQPLNTTGNTHIVQSFASANEGVYSVSAIVNGCTIPASSTTVMLAKMPDAIDDTNIFFTPGDTTVFNVFENDQLMPPSDFEVVFFDSLQGLVYLGEGNFAYAGQSGGFFRYRVCSKSCPNLCDDAAVTIRGEESCKLPNIFTPNGDEINDWLEIPCLADPRAYPNNSLVVYNQWGDKVYEASPYYNTPQAGNVRVPWRGTLFGNPGQHLPDATYFYIFKPGPSEPAIKGFIEIFR; this is encoded by the coding sequence TGACTATCTTCGCATCGTTCTTGTATGCACGAGAAACCACTGCTCAGACGGTCACATTCAAAGCCGATACGGTCAGTATCAGCTGTTCCTCAACCGATACGTTCCTGATACCTATTCGGGTCGTGGATTTTGACAGCATCGGCGCGTTCCAGTTCACACTGGCGTGGGACACCGCTAAGCTTAATTATGCCTACACGACACCCATCATACCCGAACTGTTGGGCGCAGGCGTTGATTTCGATTCCAACAAACTGCAAATCAACGCGGGCAGAATCGCCTACATCTGGACAAAAACATTGGGAGCCAGCTTGCCTGACAGCACGGTCATTTTCAATCTGGCCTTTCAGCGCAAAGCGGGCAATTTCGCCGCCTTGACCTTTGTCAATAGCCCTGTCGTCATTGAGGCTGCCGATGTGAATGTCAACATCCTGACTTTCATCGCGGGGCCGGGTGGCACCTTGCCGATTGACGATGAGCCGCCATCCATCACTTGTCCGGCCAACGTGACGGTGCAGGGTTTTGGCCCCACGCCCGTGAACGGCATCGCGCCGGCAAATTTGGCTGACAACTGTTTGCCGCTGGCCAACGTCGGGTGGGCTTCGGTCGGCGCTACCGTGCAAAATCAACCCAATGACCCCGATGCCAGCGGAAGCCCGTTCAACATCGGCCAATCCACCGTGACCTACACGGCGACCGATGTGGGCAACCACACCGCCACTTGTTCCTTCAATGTGACGGTTGAGTTTTCGCTCAATACCGATTCGCTGACCATCATCGCGCAAACAGCCACTACCTCTTGCAGCCAAACGGTGAGCATCAACATCACCGCGCTCAACTTTGATTCGATAGGTTCTTTGCAATTCTCTTTGGGCTGGAACCCGGCGGCGCTGCAATTCAGCTCTGTCAGCAATTTCAACCCCGCTTTGCAACTTGTTTTAGTTGATAATTTCAACACACTACAAACCAACAATGGCTTGCTGGCTTTCCTCTGGACGGCCAATGCGGCAGAAGGGGTGACTTTGCCTCCGGGTGCTATTTTGTTTACCCTCAACCTGAATGTGCTGACGGGCGGTGGCGCGAGCATCCCACTGACCTTTGGCGATAGCCCGGTGATAAGAGAAGTGTTCTCCAACGCCAGCGGCACCCCCGAAGAAATCGGCGCGATCTGGGTGAATGGCGCGGTCAACGTGGCCGACCTCATCCCGCCCATTCTCGAATGCCCGGGCAACGTCAGCATTGACCTGCCCCCGGGCAACGTGAATGTGCAAGTGAACAACTTGCAGCCCTTGGCCTTGCTCGACAACTGCCCCGGCGTGCCGACGTTGAATTACGTCCGCACGGGTGCCACCACTGGCTCGGGCACTGGCAATGCGAATGGCACATACAATCCCGGCGTGACCACCGTGACTTACACCGCGACAGACGTGGCTGGCAACACCAGCACTTGTTCTTTCACCGTCACGGTGAATGCTCCCGGCATCCTGACCCTGCTCATTGACACCGTCGCCGTGGACTGTCAGGGCGGCCCAGACCAAATAGCGGTCAATCTTTTTGTGGAAAACTGGAACGACATCGTGGGGCTGCAGTTTCAGGTAGGATGGGACCCCGCCGTGCTGCAATACAGCACCGTGAACAACTTCAACCCCGCCTTGGGGCTGATGCTTACCGATTTTGGCACGACACAAACAGACTTGGGCATCCTCTCTTTCTTTGCGGGTGGCCCAAACAGCGGCTGGCCCGACATATTGCCCGATGGCAGTGTCATTTTCACCATCGTTTTTAATGTGCTGAACCCGACTGGCACCTCATCCATTTTCTATACGGGGTTCATCGAAGCCATCAACAGCAGTATCAACGTGGTGCCGGTGACGACGGTGAACGGCCTTTTTTCCGCCTCTGACGACAACACGCCGCCAAGTGTCGAGTGTCCGCCGAACATCACCGTGGACATCATTGGCAACGAATGCAACACCAACGTGAACGTGCCATTCCCAACCGTTGTGGATGCTTGTAGCGGCATTGACACCATTGTGCGTGTGCCTTCGAGCGACGTGTTCTTTGCCGGGGTGACCAATGTGACCTACACGGTGACGGACAGCGCAGGCAATTCGGCCACTTGCGTGCTGACGGTGACGGTGAAGGACAACACACCTCCTTCATTGATAGACTGTCCCACAGGAGCGATGGGTTTTGCGCTAAGCACAGTTTGTGCAGGGCAAACGAATTGGGCACCGCCTATTCCATTCGACCCATGCGGTCAGGTGGGTTTGGTAGTGACCTCTAACTTCAATCAAGATAGCCTTTTCCCGGTCGGCCAAACGCAGGTGGTTTACACAGTGACTGACCCTTCGGGCAACACGGGCACTTGTAGCTTCGTCGTGACGATTCAGGATACGATTGCACCTTCGATAGAATGTCCGCCCAGCCAAACGGTGCCCCCCGATGGAAGCCCCAACTGCGGCGCTTTTGTTCAATACCCTTCGGCTTTTGTGACGGACAATTGCGACAATGCCGTTGTGGTGACAAGTGTGCCATCGCCCGGCATATTCCCACCCGGCCCGACCACGGTGACTTACACCGCCGCAGACGATTTCAACAATGTCGCCACTTGCTCTTTCGTGGTGACTGTGACGGATTTCACCTCGCCAATATTGACTTGCCCTCCCAATGTCACCATCACGACTGCCCCAGATACTTGTGGCGCTTTTGTGATTTGGGACGACGTGACGGCCACCGATGCCTGTGATGGCACCCTCACTCCGACTTCTAACTACAACTCCGGCGACTATTTTGAAATCGGCGTGACGATTGTGCTTTACAGCGCCACTGACGCTTCTTCCAATATCGGGACTTGTAGTTTTGAAATAACCGTGACAGAAAGCACCCCGCCGCTTGTGCTCGGATGCCCAAGTGACATCAGCATTACGCTACCGCAAGGTGTGTGCGAAACGACCGCCACTTGGACACCGCCAGTTGCTTCTGACAATTGCTTCTTGATTTCGTTCATCGCCAGCCACAACCCCGGTGCCGTCTTCAAAGCAGGAATAACCATCGTGACCTACACGGCGATAGATGCGGCAGGGAATGAGACGGTTTGCTCTTTCAACGTGATACTAGGGGACAATGTGCCACCAGTAATGGGCGCTTGCCCCCCGGATGTGACCGTCTCCAACGCGACCCCTTGTGGCGCGCCCGTCACATGGGACCCGCCCACCGCGACCGACAATTGCACGGACAGCCTTGTTTTCGTCTCATCGCACGCGCCGGGCGATACTTTCTACAATGGTCAGACGACGGTAGTCATCATCGTTTTTGATGCAAACGGCAACTTTGATTCTTGCCATTTCGTCATCACGGTCAACACTGGCAACCCGCCGGGCTTCCTCAACATCCCGCAGAACATCGTCATACCCGGCTGCCCGCAGACAGTATCGTGGACCCCGCCGACACCCACCGGATTCTGCGAGCTCGACACTGTCTTCTCCTCGCATCAGCCGGGCGACTTTTTCCCTAACGGCACCACCGTCGTGACCTATACTTGGATAGAAGGAACGACCCAATTGCCCACCTCGGCGACATTTAGCGTGACGATATTGGAAACCGAACCGCCCAATATCACTTGCCCAATCAGCCCTATCGTGGTGAACGTGGGCGGTGGCGTTGCGCAAGACTCCAGCGATTTCATCCTGTCGGCCGTCACCACAAACAACTGCAGCGGGGTGATTTTGGAACTTGATGCAGTGACAGCGACCGACAATTGCGGGATAGACTCATTCATGCAAACAAGCGGCCCATTGTCGGGCGCTACCTTCTTGCCGGGTCTGACCACCATTACCTACATAGCGGTGGATTCATCGGGCAATACGTCAATATGCAACATCAATATCGAAGTATTGGGGCTTCCGGCACTCAGCGTGATGTCTCAACCCACGTTTGGCTGCCTCAACCAACCTGTCACGATAACAGCCACCGCCATCGCAGGGGCCACCTACACTTGGACGCTGAACAACCAACCGCTCAATACCACAGGAAACACGCACATCGTGCAGTCGTTTGCCTCCGCAAACGAAGGCGTTTACTCCGTGTCGGCGATTGTGAATGGCTGCACCATTCCGGCATCGTCCACAACGGTGATGTTGGCCAAAATGCCTGATGCCATAGACGACACCAACATCTTCTTTACGCCCGGCGACACGACAGTGTTCAATGTGTTTGAGAATGACCAACTGATGCCGCCATCCGATTTTGAAGTGGTGTTCTTCGACAGCTTGCAAGGGCTTGTCTATCTGGGAGAAGGCAATTTTGCCTACGCTGGCCAGAGTGGAGGCTTTTTCAGATACAGGGTTTGCTCCAAGTCGTGTCCCAACCTGTGCGACGACGCAGCCGTGACCATTCGCGGCGAAGAATCGTGCAAGCTGCCCAACATCTTCACGCCCAACGGCGACGAAATCAACGATTGGTTGGAGATACCATGCCTCGCCGACCCGCGAGCCTATCCGAACAATTCCTTAGTGGTCTATAACCAATGGGGCGACAAGGTCTATGAGGCATCGCCTTATTACAACACGCCGCAAGCAGGCAACGTCCGTGTGCCGTGGCGCGGCACGCTCTTCGGCAACCCCGGCCAACACTTGCCGGATGCCACTTACTTCTACATTTTCAAACCAGGGCCAAGCGAGCCGGCCATCAAAGGCTTCATTGAAATTTTCCGTTAA